Proteins from one Rubripirellula tenax genomic window:
- a CDS encoding response regulator, translating into MNPGGTAIGFLLCGVSLWLSLPPRRRPVTATPAKLYPHNRIAALVMAILVVLMAVIRILGYRWDSEVVIDRWLFTEKLEAYDVPNRMAPNTALTFLFCGLALVLLDFKSRWRVRPSEVFAIAGALISLLAIIGYAYSAVNLIGIDAFIPMAFNTAAAFLVVSVGILCARPTLGVMSVVSDSGAGGSMTRRLLPAAVLIPTLLGWMRWWGQQMGWFDQVMGLSLFVLSNIVVFSCLIWWIGSSLNRKGAELQRAQLDADAANRAKSEFLANMSHEIRTPMNGIVGMADLLSDTDLSDEQREFLKMVQQSADSLLRLLNDILDFSKIEAGRLELELIEFDVRDCVGKAIKLFTIKAAEKELELAARIDPAVPLRLIGDPGRLRQIIVNFVGNAIKFTEQGEVVVDVNPVHISHDSAELHVSVRDTGIGIPIEKQDKVFEAFTQVDTSTTRRFGGTGLGLTISTRLVEMMGGRVWLESEPGVGTTFHFVVNLRVAADQSPRRRAEISQLRGTRVLVVDDNPTNRRILKELLTNWNLRVDLAIDGDEAFEILSGLQSSDDPVQLILLDYHMPKLDGLQFAKRLSSQSPASPCKVVMLSSSFGGPGPVELRELGIDRFMTKPVIGSDLLDTILDVMGITDSDHASDQAGSGDREMRARKILLAEDGVVNQRVALGFLEKWGHRVVLAVDGLEAVAAVEREPFDLILMDIQMPNMNGVEATKAIRDGESRTDQHRMIVAMTANAMKGDRERLLGEGMDDYISKPFDPNDLRRVIEKSPVGALTPRAAVSETVAAAPKRADVSKPRSGSPSVAETTTSQLDWARLVQRTAGKESLARELAGVYLEESQTLIEQMRTAIESGDTKLLSRAAHTLKGASSYFGVPDIIAASQKLELQAREGDLQDAAKLVEPLIADVESLTKEIRRKMTPT; encoded by the coding sequence ATGAATCCGGGCGGAACCGCCATCGGATTCCTGCTGTGCGGCGTTTCGCTTTGGTTGTCGCTACCGCCCCGCCGCAGACCCGTCACGGCGACACCGGCAAAGCTCTATCCGCACAATCGAATCGCCGCATTGGTGATGGCGATCTTGGTCGTGCTGATGGCCGTGATTCGGATCCTTGGATACCGGTGGGACTCGGAAGTCGTGATCGACCGCTGGTTGTTCACCGAAAAACTCGAGGCTTATGACGTCCCCAATCGAATGGCGCCGAACACGGCGCTGACGTTTTTGTTTTGCGGACTGGCGCTCGTCCTTCTCGACTTCAAGAGTCGCTGGCGAGTTCGTCCGAGCGAAGTCTTTGCGATTGCCGGCGCATTGATTTCGTTATTGGCGATCATTGGATACGCCTACAGTGCGGTCAACCTGATCGGGATCGATGCCTTCATTCCGATGGCTTTCAATACGGCGGCGGCCTTCTTGGTGGTTAGCGTCGGAATCCTCTGCGCGCGACCGACGCTCGGCGTGATGTCCGTCGTCAGCGATAGCGGAGCCGGCGGGTCGATGACACGGCGACTGTTGCCCGCCGCCGTGCTGATTCCCACGTTGCTCGGTTGGATGCGTTGGTGGGGCCAACAAATGGGTTGGTTTGATCAAGTGATGGGTCTGTCACTTTTCGTGCTGTCGAACATCGTCGTCTTCAGTTGCTTGATTTGGTGGATCGGATCGTCGCTCAATCGCAAAGGTGCCGAGTTGCAACGGGCACAACTCGATGCCGATGCCGCCAATCGTGCCAAAAGCGAATTCCTCGCCAACATGAGTCACGAAATTCGTACGCCCATGAACGGCATCGTGGGGATGGCGGATTTGTTGAGCGATACCGATCTGTCGGATGAACAACGCGAGTTCCTGAAGATGGTTCAACAGTCAGCGGATTCATTGTTGCGATTGCTCAACGACATTCTGGATTTCTCGAAGATCGAAGCCGGGCGTCTGGAACTCGAGCTCATCGAATTCGATGTGCGAGACTGCGTCGGTAAAGCCATCAAATTGTTCACCATCAAGGCCGCGGAAAAGGAACTGGAACTGGCAGCCCGCATCGATCCCGCGGTCCCGCTTCGTTTGATCGGCGATCCGGGTCGGCTGCGCCAGATCATCGTCAACTTTGTCGGCAATGCGATCAAATTCACCGAACAGGGCGAGGTTGTCGTGGATGTCAATCCGGTCCACATCAGCCACGATTCCGCCGAATTGCATGTTTCCGTGCGTGACACCGGCATCGGCATCCCGATCGAAAAGCAAGACAAGGTGTTTGAGGCGTTCACGCAAGTGGATACTTCGACGACACGGCGATTCGGCGGCACCGGACTGGGACTAACGATTTCGACTCGGCTGGTTGAAATGATGGGCGGACGGGTTTGGCTGGAGAGCGAACCGGGCGTCGGAACAACCTTTCACTTCGTCGTGAATTTACGTGTCGCCGCAGACCAGTCTCCTCGCCGACGCGCCGAAATTTCTCAACTGCGGGGAACTCGGGTGTTGGTTGTCGACGATAATCCGACCAACCGGCGCATTTTGAAAGAACTGTTGACGAACTGGAACCTGCGGGTCGATTTGGCGATCGATGGCGACGAAGCGTTCGAGATTTTATCGGGATTGCAGTCGTCCGATGATCCCGTCCAACTGATCCTCTTGGACTACCACATGCCGAAGTTGGACGGGTTGCAATTCGCGAAACGGCTGAGCTCTCAATCGCCCGCATCGCCGTGCAAAGTTGTCATGCTTTCGTCGTCGTTCGGTGGGCCGGGTCCGGTCGAGCTACGGGAACTCGGCATCGATCGCTTCATGACCAAGCCCGTGATCGGTTCCGATTTGCTCGATACGATCCTGGATGTGATGGGCATCACCGACTCGGATCATGCGAGCGATCAAGCGGGCTCAGGAGATCGGGAGATGCGCGCGAGAAAGATCTTGCTTGCCGAGGACGGCGTCGTCAACCAGCGCGTCGCACTCGGCTTTCTCGAGAAATGGGGGCATCGCGTCGTCTTGGCGGTTGATGGACTCGAAGCGGTGGCGGCGGTCGAGCGAGAGCCGTTCGATTTGATCCTGATGGACATTCAAATGCCGAACATGAACGGCGTCGAAGCTACCAAAGCAATCCGTGATGGTGAATCGAGAACGGACCAGCATCGAATGATTGTGGCGATGACCGCCAATGCGATGAAGGGCGACCGCGAGCGTCTACTCGGCGAAGGCATGGACGACTATATCTCCAAGCCATTCGACCCCAACGATCTTCGGCGAGTCATCGAAAAGTCACCGGTGGGCGCGTTGACGCCACGCGCCGCCGTATCCGAAACCGTAGCAGCCGCACCGAAACGTGCCGACGTTTCGAAGCCCCGGAGTGGTAGCCCATCGGTTGCCGAAACGACGACGTCTCAACTCGACTGGGCGAGACTCGTTCAACGAACGGCCGGCAAAGAATCGCTGGCGCGTGAGTTGGCGGGCGTGTATCTGGAAGAGTCTCAAACGTTGATCGAACAAATGCGGACCGCGATCGAATCCGGCGATACCAAACTGCTCTCACGTGCCGCGCATACGCTCAAGGGAGCATCGAGCTACTTCGGTGTCCCCGACATCATCGCGGCATCACAGAAACTGGAACTCCAGGCCCGTGAAGGTGACCTCCAAGACGCAGCCAAACTCGTGGAACCATTGATCGCCGATGTGGAGAGTCTCACCAAAGAGATCCGACGCAAGATGACGCCTACTTGA